A single window of Mycolicibacterium aurum DNA harbors:
- a CDS encoding alpha/beta hydrolase: MAPGCRQATRRVRAHARWIAQARLDDYLVAAGAVTAGLPVIGRHLEPMAGIATLGLYGLRYLPDFMTSAKSRVGPAAAMHRRTQLRDLGEVMTAGMKDVVAADGLGQPWPAGDSGAPWRNASRRRRAVYRASVPYGDEPGQLLDVWRRPDLTGPAPVLVFIPGGAWIFGSRALQGHELMAHLAELGWVCLSVQYRTSPKHRWPRQIIDVKAAIAWARAHAHHYGGDPGFVAVAGCSAGGHMATLAGLSPNDPQWQSRLPASADTSVDAVVSVYGLYDWEDRATPDRARFMDFLERAVVKRRQSRHPDLFRDASPIARVNSEAPPFLVLHGDSDVLIPVREARTFVERLRAVSQNPVGYVELPGTGHGFDLTDGTRTSAAVHAIGLFLAHVHRSRPHAPVDAVG, from the coding sequence ATGGCGCCGGGGTGCAGGCAGGCAACGCGACGGGTGCGCGCCCACGCGCGGTGGATCGCTCAGGCGCGTCTCGATGACTACCTGGTGGCCGCGGGAGCCGTCACCGCCGGCCTCCCGGTGATCGGCCGCCATCTCGAACCGATGGCCGGTATCGCGACCCTGGGTCTGTACGGCCTCCGCTACCTACCCGACTTCATGACATCGGCGAAAAGCCGCGTCGGCCCCGCAGCGGCAATGCACCGGCGCACACAGTTACGCGATCTGGGCGAGGTGATGACCGCCGGCATGAAGGACGTGGTCGCCGCCGACGGGCTCGGGCAACCGTGGCCCGCCGGCGATTCCGGTGCGCCCTGGCGCAACGCGTCCCGGCGCCGCCGCGCGGTGTACCGCGCCTCGGTGCCGTACGGCGACGAACCGGGACAGCTGCTCGACGTCTGGCGTCGGCCGGATCTGACCGGACCGGCGCCGGTGCTGGTCTTCATCCCCGGCGGCGCGTGGATCTTCGGCAGCCGGGCGCTGCAAGGCCACGAATTGATGGCTCACCTCGCCGAACTGGGCTGGGTCTGCCTGTCCGTGCAGTATCGGACCAGTCCCAAGCATCGCTGGCCGCGGCAGATCATCGACGTCAAGGCTGCGATCGCGTGGGCAAGGGCTCATGCCCACCACTACGGGGGCGATCCTGGATTCGTCGCCGTGGCCGGATGCTCGGCCGGCGGGCATATGGCGACCCTTGCCGGCCTGAGTCCCAACGACCCCCAATGGCAGTCACGGCTGCCGGCATCGGCGGACACCTCGGTGGACGCGGTCGTCAGCGTCTACGGGTTGTACGACTGGGAGGATCGCGCGACCCCCGACCGCGCCCGCTTCATGGACTTCCTGGAGCGTGCCGTTGTCAAACGCCGGCAGTCGCGTCATCCGGATCTGTTCCGCGACGCCTCGCCGATCGCGCGGGTGAACAGCGAGGCGCCGCCGTTCCTCGTGCTCCACGGTGACAGCGACGTCCTCATTCCGGTCCGGGAGGCGCGGACGTTCGTCGAGCGGCTTCGCGCCGTCTCACAGAATCCGGTCGGCTACGTCGAACTGCCAGGGACCGGCCACGGATTCGACCTCACCGACGGCACGAGGACGAGCGCCGCGGTGCACGCCATCGGCCTGTTCCTCGCCCATGTTCACCGCTCCCGCCCGCACGCACCGGTGGACGCGGTCGGATAG
- the hisN gene encoding histidinol-phosphatase encodes MSTLVDDVNLALQLADEADALTMQRFGAGDLRVETKPDMTPATDADLNAEKLLRARLAEQRPDDPVFGEEFGGSKELGGRQWVLDPIDGTKNFVRGVPVWSTLIALLIDGVPVVGVVSAPALGRRWWAGDGLGAFTSFGGATRQISVSGVSELSAASLSFSDLTTGWEGGASKFLDLTDAVWRVRGYGDFWSYCLVAEGAVDIAVEPEVKLWDLAPLDILVREAGGRFTDLTGRPGPHGGSAAATNGLLHDAVLAALGD; translated from the coding sequence ATGAGCACCCTGGTAGACGACGTGAACCTTGCGCTGCAGCTGGCCGACGAAGCCGATGCACTGACCATGCAACGCTTCGGTGCGGGCGACCTGCGCGTCGAGACGAAGCCGGACATGACCCCGGCCACCGACGCTGACCTGAACGCCGAAAAGTTGTTGCGCGCGCGGCTGGCCGAGCAGCGGCCCGACGATCCGGTGTTCGGCGAGGAGTTCGGCGGCAGCAAGGAGCTCGGCGGGCGACAGTGGGTGCTCGACCCCATCGACGGCACCAAGAATTTCGTCCGAGGGGTCCCGGTGTGGTCGACGTTGATCGCGCTCCTGATCGACGGCGTGCCCGTCGTCGGGGTGGTGAGCGCACCGGCGCTGGGCCGACGCTGGTGGGCCGGCGACGGTCTGGGCGCGTTCACGTCCTTCGGCGGGGCGACGCGCCAGATCTCGGTATCGGGTGTCAGCGAGCTCAGTGCGGCAAGCCTGTCGTTCTCGGATCTGACCACCGGGTGGGAGGGTGGCGCGTCGAAGTTCCTCGACCTCACCGACGCGGTGTGGCGGGTGCGCGGCTACGGGGACTTCTGGTCCTACTGCCTGGTCGCCGAGGGCGCGGTCGACATCGCCGTCGAGCCGGAAGTCAAGCTCTGGGATCTGGCGCCGCTGGACATCCTGGTGCGCGAGGCAGGCGGCCGGTTCACCGACCTGACGGGCCGGCCCGGCCCGCACGGCGGCAGCGCCGCAGCCACCAACGGATTGCTCCACGACGCCGTGCTGGCTGCCCTCGGCGACTGA
- a CDS encoding FAD-dependent oxidoreductase, producing the protein MPPLRPYYVAIVGSGPSGFFAAASLLKSGGSGEGRDVRVDMLEMLPTPFGLVRSGVAPDHPKIKSISAQFDKIAQDPRFRFFGNLVIGEHVHPAELAERYDAVVYAIGAQSDRSLGIPGEELPGSVAAVDFVGWYNAHPHFKEMAPDVSSGRAVVIGNGNVAIDVARILVSDPDALAETDIADHALESLHARGVEEVLVIGRRGPLQAPFTTLELRELGDLEGLGDVDVVVDPADFADITDDDLEAAGKTVRNNIKVLRKYADTTPRGAKRRIVFRFRTSPVEIKGNGKVESIVLGRNELISGADGRVTAKDTGEREEVPAQLVVRAVGYRGLPTPGLPFDDRSGTIPHVAGKVEGSRNEYVVGWIKRGPTGVIGSNKSDSQDTVDTLLADLATAELAEFGDDHVESVERWMLERQPKLVTNEHWKLIDEHERTTGEGSGRPRVKLTSVAELLRIGHG; encoded by the coding sequence ATGCCCCCTTTGCGTCCCTACTACGTGGCGATCGTCGGCTCCGGCCCGTCCGGATTCTTTGCCGCGGCGTCCCTTTTGAAGTCCGGCGGGTCCGGCGAGGGCCGCGACGTTCGCGTCGACATGCTGGAGATGCTCCCCACCCCGTTCGGTCTGGTGCGGTCCGGCGTCGCGCCGGACCATCCGAAGATCAAGTCGATCAGCGCGCAGTTCGACAAGATCGCACAGGATCCGCGGTTCCGATTCTTCGGCAACCTCGTCATCGGCGAGCATGTGCACCCGGCCGAGTTGGCCGAGCGCTACGACGCCGTCGTATACGCCATCGGTGCGCAGTCCGACCGGTCGCTGGGCATTCCCGGCGAGGAGCTGCCGGGCAGCGTCGCCGCCGTCGACTTCGTCGGCTGGTACAACGCGCACCCTCACTTCAAGGAGATGGCGCCCGACGTGTCGAGCGGTCGTGCCGTGGTGATCGGCAACGGCAACGTGGCGATCGACGTGGCACGCATCCTGGTCAGCGATCCGGACGCGCTCGCCGAAACCGACATCGCCGACCACGCGCTGGAGTCGCTGCACGCCCGCGGCGTGGAGGAGGTGCTGGTGATCGGCAGGCGCGGTCCCCTGCAGGCGCCGTTCACCACACTCGAACTGCGCGAGCTGGGTGACCTGGAGGGACTCGGCGACGTCGACGTCGTGGTCGATCCCGCCGACTTCGCCGACATCACCGACGACGATCTTGAGGCCGCGGGAAAAACCGTGCGCAACAACATCAAGGTGCTGCGCAAGTACGCCGACACGACACCGCGCGGAGCGAAGCGGCGCATCGTGTTCCGGTTCCGGACCTCGCCCGTGGAAATCAAGGGCAACGGCAAGGTCGAGTCGATCGTGTTGGGTCGCAACGAGTTGATCAGCGGCGCCGACGGACGGGTGACGGCCAAGGACACCGGCGAGCGCGAGGAGGTGCCCGCCCAGCTGGTGGTGCGTGCCGTCGGCTATCGCGGGCTCCCGACCCCCGGCCTCCCGTTCGACGACCGTTCAGGCACCATTCCGCACGTCGCCGGAAAGGTCGAGGGCAGTCGCAACGAATACGTCGTCGGCTGGATCAAACGCGGGCCCACCGGTGTGATCGGCAGCAACAAGAGCGACTCCCAGGACACCGTGGACACCCTGTTGGCGGATCTGGCCACCGCTGAGCTCGCCGAGTTCGGCGACGATCACGTTGAGTCGGTGGAGCGCTGGATGCTGGAGCGGCAACCCAAGCTCGTCACCAACGAGCACTGGAAGCTGATCGACGAACACGAGCGCACGACCGGTGAAGGGTCAGGCCGGCCGCGGGTGAAGTTGACGAGTGTGGCGGAGCTGTTGCGGATCGGGCACGGCTGA
- the prfB gene encoding peptide chain release factor 2, producing MDPDRQADIAALDATLTTVERVIDVDGLRGRIEQLEQDASDPNLWDDQSRAQKVTSELSHAQGELRRVEELRGRLEDLPVLYEMASEEEGVDADNATAEADAELTKLREDIEAMEVRTLLSGEYDEREALVTIRSGAGGVDAADWAEMLMRMYIRWAEQHNYGVEVFDTSYAEEAGIKSATFAVHAPYAYGNLSVEQGTHRLVRISPFDNQNRRQTSFADVEVLPVTETTDHIEIPEGDVRVDVYRSSGPGGQSVNTTDSAVRLTHIPTGIVVTCQNEKSQLQNKVSAMRVLQAKLLERKRLEERAEMDALKGDGGSSWGNQMRSYVLHPYQMVKDLRTEFEVGNPAAVLDGDIDGFLEAGIRWRNRKDDD from the coding sequence GTGGATCCCGACCGCCAAGCCGACATCGCCGCCCTCGACGCCACGCTGACCACTGTGGAGCGTGTCATCGACGTCGACGGGCTTCGCGGACGCATCGAACAACTCGAACAAGATGCCTCCGATCCGAACCTGTGGGACGACCAGTCCCGGGCCCAGAAGGTCACCAGCGAGCTGTCGCACGCGCAGGGCGAACTGCGGCGTGTCGAAGAGCTGCGCGGACGCCTCGAGGACCTGCCGGTGCTCTACGAGATGGCGTCCGAAGAAGAAGGCGTCGACGCCGACAACGCCACCGCCGAGGCCGACGCGGAGCTGACCAAGCTGCGCGAGGACATCGAGGCCATGGAGGTCCGCACCCTGCTCTCGGGTGAGTACGACGAACGGGAGGCGCTGGTCACCATTCGGTCCGGCGCGGGCGGCGTGGACGCCGCCGACTGGGCCGAGATGCTGATGCGCATGTACATCCGCTGGGCCGAGCAACACAACTACGGCGTGGAAGTGTTCGACACCTCCTACGCGGAGGAGGCCGGCATCAAGAGCGCGACCTTCGCCGTACACGCCCCGTACGCATACGGGAATCTCTCGGTCGAACAGGGCACACACCGACTGGTGCGCATCAGCCCCTTCGACAATCAGAATCGGCGACAGACGTCGTTCGCCGACGTCGAGGTGCTGCCCGTCACCGAAACCACGGATCACATCGAGATCCCCGAGGGCGACGTCCGCGTCGACGTCTACCGGTCGAGCGGACCCGGCGGCCAGTCGGTGAACACCACCGACTCCGCGGTCCGGCTCACCCACATCCCGACCGGTATCGTCGTCACCTGCCAGAACGAGAAGTCGCAGCTGCAGAACAAGGTGTCCGCGATGCGCGTGCTCCAGGCGAAACTGTTGGAGCGCAAACGATTAGAAGAACGCGCCGAGATGGATGCCCTCAAGGGCGACGGCGGCAGCTCATGGGGCAATCAGATGCGTTCCTATGTGCTGCATCCCTACCAGATGGTGAAGGATCTGCGCACCGAGTTCGAGGTCGGCAATCCAGCAGCGGTGCTGGACGGCGACATCGACGGCTTCCTGGAAGCCGGCATCCGGTGGCGCAACCGCAAAGATGACGACTAG
- a CDS encoding mechanosensitive ion channel family protein — protein MTTSTPLALDLASHWHSFWGGDIGVWILDRGVRIALLLIGGLLAARFINWTAQRITRRIDAEYQESDQLVRSESAKHRQAVASVISWVSVALLFVMVAVQITDILAIPIGSLVAPAAVIGAALGFGAQRLVQDLLSGFFIITEKQYGFGDLVALTVSGIAAPAEGTVEDVTLRVTKLRSAEGEMFTIPNGQIVKTVNLSKDWARAVIDIPVPTSADLNIVNDVLHDLAQKAIDDPQLHDLLLDAPQLMGVESIELDTVNMRMVARTLPGKQFEVGRRLRILVIRALRRSGIVAPGEPAPTVGAIVHPATAGGAEKETQGPESDK, from the coding sequence ATGACGACTAGCACCCCACTCGCGCTCGACCTCGCCTCGCACTGGCACAGTTTCTGGGGCGGTGACATCGGCGTCTGGATTCTCGACCGGGGCGTGCGCATCGCGCTATTGCTCATCGGCGGCCTCTTGGCCGCCCGGTTCATCAACTGGACAGCGCAGCGCATCACCCGCCGCATCGACGCCGAATATCAGGAGAGCGATCAGCTGGTGCGCTCGGAGAGCGCCAAACACCGCCAGGCCGTGGCCTCGGTCATCTCCTGGGTGTCGGTGGCGCTGCTGTTCGTCATGGTGGCCGTCCAGATCACCGACATCCTCGCCATCCCCATCGGATCCCTGGTGGCGCCGGCGGCCGTGATAGGTGCTGCGCTCGGTTTCGGTGCGCAGCGGCTGGTGCAGGACCTGCTGTCCGGATTCTTCATCATCACCGAAAAACAGTATGGATTCGGCGACCTCGTCGCCCTCACCGTCTCCGGCATAGCCGCGCCGGCGGAAGGCACCGTCGAGGACGTCACGCTGCGCGTCACGAAACTACGGTCGGCCGAGGGGGAGATGTTCACCATCCCCAACGGCCAGATCGTCAAGACCGTCAACCTGTCCAAGGATTGGGCCAGGGCCGTCATCGACATTCCGGTGCCCACGTCGGCCGACCTCAATATCGTCAACGACGTGCTGCACGACCTGGCGCAGAAGGCGATCGACGACCCGCAGCTGCACGACCTCCTTCTCGATGCGCCGCAGTTGATGGGAGTGGAAAGCATCGAACTCGACACCGTGAACATGCGCATGGTGGCTCGAACACTGCCGGGAAAGCAGTTCGAGGTCGGCCGCCGGCTCCGCATCCTCGTCATCCGGGCGCTGCGCAGATCGGGCATCGTCGCTCCGGGTGAGCCGGCGCCCACCGTCGGCGCCATCGTGCACCCTGCCACCGCAGGAGGCGCTGAGAAGGAGACCCAGGGCCCGGAGTCGGACAAATGA
- the ftsE gene encoding cell division ATP-binding protein FtsE, with translation MITLDRVSKQYKSSARPALDNVSVKIDKGEFVFLIGPSGSGKSTFMRLLLAEENPSSGDIRVSKFHVNKLSGRHIPGLRQVLGCVFQDFRLLQQKTVFENVAFALEVIGKRADTINRVVPDVLEMVGLSGKANRLPAELSGGEQQRVAIARAFVNRPLVLLADEPTGNLDPDTSKDIMDLLERINRTGTTVVMATHDHHIVDSMRQRVVELELGRLIRDEQRGVYGMDR, from the coding sequence ATGATCACCCTCGACCGAGTGTCCAAGCAGTACAAGTCGTCGGCCCGTCCGGCGCTCGACAATGTCTCGGTCAAGATCGACAAGGGTGAGTTCGTCTTCCTCATCGGGCCGTCCGGGTCGGGCAAGTCCACGTTCATGAGGCTGCTGCTGGCGGAGGAGAATCCGTCGTCAGGCGATATCCGGGTCTCGAAGTTCCACGTCAACAAGCTGTCCGGCCGCCACATCCCGGGCCTACGGCAGGTTCTCGGGTGCGTCTTCCAGGATTTCCGCCTGCTTCAGCAGAAGACGGTGTTCGAGAACGTCGCGTTCGCCCTGGAGGTGATCGGCAAGCGCGCCGACACCATCAATCGTGTGGTGCCCGACGTGCTGGAGATGGTGGGCCTCTCGGGCAAGGCCAACCGGCTGCCGGCCGAGCTGTCCGGTGGCGAGCAGCAGCGTGTCGCGATCGCCCGCGCCTTTGTGAACCGGCCGCTGGTGCTGTTGGCCGATGAGCCCACCGGCAACCTGGACCCGGACACCAGCAAGGACATCATGGATCTGCTCGAGCGCATCAATCGCACGGGCACGACGGTGGTGATGGCAACCCACGACCACCACATCGTCGACTCGATGCGACAGCGCGTCGTCGAACTCGAACTCGGCCGTCTGATTCGTGATGAACAGCGCGGCGTCTACGGAATGGATCGCTAA
- the ftsX gene encoding permease-like cell division protein FtsX, producing the protein MRFGFLVNEVLTGLRRNVTMTVAMILTTAISIGLFGGGLLVMRLADQSRAIYLDRVESQVFLTNDVSANDPTCDAEPCKGLRQTIEDRDDVRSVRFLNRDEAYDDAIRKFPQYKDVAGRDAFPASFVVKLDDPEQHQSFDEAMVGQPGVLRVLNQKDLIDRLFAVLDGISSVAFAVALVQAIGAVLLIANMVQVAAYTRRTEIGIMRLVGATRWYTQLPFLVEAMLAAFIGVVLSILGLILVRALFLEDALDQFYQANLIAQVDFWDVIFYCAPWMLFLGLAMSGITSYVTLRLYVRR; encoded by the coding sequence GTGCGCTTCGGCTTTCTCGTCAACGAGGTCCTCACCGGGCTTCGCCGCAATGTGACCATGACGGTCGCGATGATCCTCACGACCGCGATCTCGATCGGATTGTTCGGCGGCGGACTGTTGGTGATGCGACTGGCCGACCAGTCGCGCGCCATCTATCTGGACCGGGTGGAGAGCCAGGTCTTCCTCACCAATGACGTGTCGGCCAACGACCCGACGTGCGACGCCGAGCCCTGCAAGGGGCTGCGTCAGACGATCGAGGACCGCGACGACGTCCGCTCCGTGCGGTTCCTCAACCGCGACGAGGCCTACGACGACGCGATCCGGAAGTTCCCGCAGTACAAGGACGTCGCGGGCAGAGATGCGTTCCCGGCGTCGTTCGTGGTCAAACTCGACGACCCCGAACAGCACCAGAGTTTCGACGAGGCGATGGTGGGTCAGCCCGGCGTACTCAGAGTGCTCAATCAGAAAGACTTGATAGATCGGCTTTTCGCGGTCCTCGACGGCATCAGCAGCGTGGCCTTCGCGGTGGCGCTGGTGCAGGCGATCGGCGCGGTGTTGTTGATCGCCAACATGGTCCAAGTCGCGGCCTACACCCGAAGAACCGAGATCGGCATCATGCGCCTGGTGGGCGCCACGCGCTGGTACACGCAGTTGCCGTTCCTGGTGGAGGCCATGCTGGCCGCGTTCATCGGTGTGGTGCTGTCGATCCTGGGACTGATCCTGGTGCGGGCGTTGTTCCTCGAGGATGCGCTCGACCAGTTCTACCAAGCAAACCTGATCGCGCAGGTCGACTTCTGGGACGTCATCTTCTATTGCGCGCCGTGGATGTTGTTCCTCGGCCTGGCCATGTCCGGCATCACGTCCTACGTGACGCTGCGGCTCTACGTACGAAGGTAG
- the smpB gene encoding SsrA-binding protein SmpB: MAKKAKGPKDSNNQVVATNRKARHNYSILETFEAGVALMGTEVKSLRDGTASLADAFATVDDGEIWLRNLHIPEYHHGTWTNHAPRRNRKLLLHRTEIDNLVGKIRDGNLTLVPLSLYFTGGKVKVELALARGKQAHDKRQDMARRDAEREVTRELGRRVKGMSS, translated from the coding sequence GTGGCCAAGAAGGCCAAGGGGCCCAAAGACAGCAACAATCAGGTTGTCGCGACCAATCGCAAGGCGCGGCACAATTATTCGATCTTGGAGACCTTCGAGGCCGGTGTCGCGTTGATGGGCACCGAGGTGAAGAGCCTGCGTGATGGGACAGCCTCGCTGGCCGACGCATTCGCCACCGTCGACGACGGCGAGATCTGGCTGCGCAACCTCCACATCCCCGAATATCACCACGGCACCTGGACCAACCATGCGCCGCGACGCAACCGCAAGCTGTTGTTGCACCGCACCGAGATCGACAACCTGGTCGGCAAGATCCGCGACGGCAACCTGACCCTGGTGCCGTTGTCGCTGTACTTCACCGGCGGCAAGGTCAAGGTGGAGTTGGCGCTGGCCCGCGGTAAGCAGGCGCACGACAAGCGGCAGGACATGGCACGCCGGGATGCCGAACGCGAGGTGACGCGCGAGCTGGGCCGCCGGGTCAAGGGCATGTCCTCCTGA
- a CDS encoding EamA family transporter — translation MSDFVGGIASRRVAALRVVIVSYPLALLLLTLLAVPVGGQISAPAVWWGLLSGVAQAFGVWWFYAALGSGPISVVSPLTAVLVAGIPVLAGLVLGERPSTLAGIGVVLALVAVVLVSREASDGDEDVRRHRFTVKVALLTVGSGVAFGMNFVLLHQVPPEAKLWPLVFARIAATTIVLVAALLTANLVLERGVSLRLAAVAGVLDTIANVATLLALQSSLLSLAGVLIALYPAATVVLAITVLRERVTRWQALGMVLTLGSVAMIAAN, via the coding sequence ATCAGCGATTTCGTCGGCGGCATCGCGTCGCGTCGGGTGGCCGCGCTGCGCGTAGTGATCGTCTCGTATCCGCTGGCCCTGCTGCTTCTCACGCTCCTGGCCGTCCCGGTCGGTGGCCAGATCAGCGCCCCGGCCGTGTGGTGGGGACTGCTGTCGGGGGTCGCCCAGGCATTCGGCGTGTGGTGGTTCTACGCGGCGCTGGGCTCGGGCCCGATCTCGGTGGTGTCGCCGTTGACCGCAGTTCTGGTTGCCGGCATCCCGGTACTGGCGGGGCTCGTGCTGGGGGAACGGCCCAGCACCCTCGCCGGTATCGGGGTCGTGCTCGCGCTGGTCGCGGTGGTGTTGGTCAGCCGGGAAGCCAGCGATGGCGACGAGGACGTCCGACGGCACCGATTCACCGTCAAGGTGGCGTTGCTGACCGTCGGTTCGGGAGTCGCGTTCGGGATGAACTTCGTTTTGCTGCACCAGGTTCCCCCCGAGGCCAAACTGTGGCCCTTGGTGTTCGCCAGAATCGCGGCAACCACGATCGTGCTGGTGGCTGCCCTGCTGACCGCCAACCTGGTACTCGAACGTGGGGTATCGCTGCGGCTGGCCGCCGTGGCCGGAGTACTCGACACGATCGCCAACGTCGCCACCCTGCTGGCGTTGCAGTCGTCGTTGTTATCCCTGGCGGGGGTGCTGATCGCGCTTTACCCGGCCGCGACCGTCGTACTGGCGATCACTGTGCTCCGCGAGCGGGTGACCCGCTGGCAGGCCCTCGGAATGGTCTTGACCCTCGGTTCTGTCGCGATGATCGCCGCAAATTAG
- a CDS encoding putative bifunctional diguanylate cyclase/phosphodiesterase, producing the protein MASNRSRLRLVITVGVPSLAVLNALSLWGDEAARFGELVLQIVAGLGAAICGVVVAWQVTGLARWWRVLYVGALVAWAFGQFAWYTGSSETVSTPARAAYFVLPVLALSSVILLVRSSGGVTGPREPSARDPHITNVFDGVIAGISFLILAAMGGFGAGSTASLPRSGIPAVEVVFAVAELMLVAAAVVIAMIYAPDRPYRRNYLLLATGLVTMAASDRLVAYFRSVGVEGGDLWAGIGLIVGPMIIAFAMLEHGGPNDTTTDRDINWVQLVLPYVGFLGIAVLFGYHVLWVGKPLSPFVVYLTILLVLLVTTRQVLTTRAQNLLTQRLYWAQRGLAYQVHHDALTGLPNRILFSQRLDEAMRHGNFVLIFVDLDDFKEVNDRFGHAAGDELLRAVGERLRRCVNGTDTLARVGGDEFAILINGDGEQLDTVAERLRIALRDPFPVHGSSVRVRASMGLVRPDTDSQTSDDLLRQADISMYAGKRMGKNTAVVYQPSSGVTVDFPTMLRNADGEVPPGFRLVYQLVVRLPEGTPVAVEALARWTAPNGIDISPETFVAVTEAAGLGAVFDSLVMNLACREVRTAGLDLDIHVNIGAARLGNPGFEREVHQVMSRHRIPRGRLVLEITETVPIVDLDRAAAQIRRLSDVGVKIALDDFGAGFNSLTYLHCLPVHIVKLDRSLASGGDPARDLALYRSVIGLCGALGMDVIAEGIESDAQADTVYRAGGRLAQGHRFARPVPIAELYSTPVAMTGDAGPDLSPAVPGDLTQAD; encoded by the coding sequence GTGGCATCCAACCGCTCGCGACTTCGTCTGGTCATCACTGTGGGTGTCCCGTCACTCGCGGTCCTGAACGCGCTGTCCCTCTGGGGTGACGAGGCGGCGCGCTTCGGCGAACTGGTCCTTCAGATCGTCGCGGGACTGGGCGCGGCCATCTGCGGCGTGGTCGTGGCGTGGCAGGTCACAGGCCTGGCTCGCTGGTGGCGAGTGCTCTACGTGGGAGCGCTGGTGGCATGGGCGTTCGGTCAGTTCGCCTGGTACACGGGATCGTCGGAGACGGTGTCGACACCGGCGCGCGCTGCGTACTTCGTACTGCCCGTCCTGGCCCTGAGCTCGGTGATCCTGCTCGTCCGTTCCAGCGGCGGTGTCACCGGACCACGGGAACCGTCCGCCCGCGATCCCCACATCACCAACGTCTTCGACGGGGTGATCGCCGGCATCTCTTTTCTGATCCTCGCGGCGATGGGCGGCTTCGGTGCCGGCTCCACGGCGTCCCTGCCGAGGTCGGGGATCCCGGCCGTCGAGGTCGTCTTCGCGGTGGCGGAACTGATGCTGGTGGCCGCCGCCGTCGTGATCGCGATGATCTACGCGCCGGACCGTCCGTATCGCAGGAATTATCTGCTGCTGGCCACCGGGCTCGTCACGATGGCCGCGTCGGACCGACTGGTCGCCTACTTCCGGTCTGTCGGCGTCGAGGGCGGAGATCTGTGGGCCGGTATCGGGCTGATCGTCGGACCCATGATCATCGCGTTCGCGATGCTCGAACATGGCGGGCCGAACGATACGACAACAGATCGCGACATCAACTGGGTCCAGCTGGTGCTGCCCTACGTCGGATTTCTCGGGATCGCGGTGCTGTTCGGGTACCACGTCCTGTGGGTCGGCAAGCCGCTCAGCCCGTTCGTGGTGTATCTGACGATCCTGCTGGTCCTGCTGGTCACCACCCGCCAGGTGCTGACGACGCGGGCGCAGAACCTGTTGACCCAACGCCTGTACTGGGCGCAGCGGGGGCTGGCCTACCAGGTGCACCATGACGCGCTGACGGGACTACCGAACCGCATCCTGTTCTCCCAGCGGCTGGACGAGGCCATGAGACACGGCAACTTCGTGCTCATTTTCGTCGATCTCGACGACTTCAAAGAGGTCAACGACCGATTCGGGCATGCGGCGGGCGACGAGTTGCTGCGGGCGGTGGGGGAGCGCCTCAGGCGCTGTGTGAACGGGACCGACACCCTGGCCCGTGTCGGCGGCGACGAATTCGCGATCTTGATCAACGGCGATGGCGAGCAGCTCGACACCGTCGCCGAACGCCTTCGGATAGCGCTGCGCGACCCGTTCCCGGTACACGGTTCGTCGGTGCGGGTCCGGGCAAGCATGGGCCTGGTCAGGCCCGACACCGACTCGCAGACGTCGGACGACTTGCTGAGACAGGCGGACATCTCCATGTACGCCGGCAAACGGATGGGCAAGAACACCGCCGTGGTCTACCAGCCGTCGTCCGGGGTGACGGTCGACTTCCCGACGATGCTGCGCAACGCCGACGGTGAAGTCCCGCCCGGCTTTCGGCTTGTCTATCAATTGGTGGTGCGGTTGCCGGAGGGCACTCCGGTCGCCGTCGAAGCGCTGGCCCGGTGGACCGCGCCCAATGGCATCGACATCTCGCCGGAGACGTTCGTCGCCGTCACCGAAGCGGCCGGGCTCGGCGCCGTGTTCGATTCACTGGTGATGAATCTGGCGTGCCGGGAAGTCCGTACGGCGGGGCTCGACCTCGACATCCACGTCAACATCGGCGCGGCGCGCCTCGGGAACCCAGGCTTCGAGCGAGAAGTGCACCAGGTCATGAGCCGACACCGGATTCCCCGCGGGCGCCTCGTGCTGGAGATCACCGAGACGGTGCCGATCGTCGACCTCGATCGGGCGGCAGCGCAGATCCGCCGATTGAGCGACGTCGGTGTGAAGATCGCGCTGGACGACTTCGGCGCCGGATTCAATTCCCTGACCTATCTGCACTGCCTGCCGGTGCACATCGTCAAGCTCGACCGCAGCCTGGCCTCCGGCGGAGATCCGGCACGGGATCTGGCGTTGTACCGATCGGTCATCGGATTGTGCGGCGCGCTCGGCATGGACGTGATCGCCGAGGGCATCGAGTCGGATGCGCAAGCCGACACCGTGTACCGCGCCGGTGGGCGGCTGGCCCAGGGGCACCGGTTCGCGCGTCCGGTGCCGATCGCCGAGCTGTACTCCACGCCGGTGGCGATGACCGGCGATGCAGGCCCCGATCTGTCGCCTGCGGTGCCGGGCGATCTGACCCAGGCGGACTAA